Proteins encoded within one genomic window of Deltaproteobacteria bacterium:
- a CDS encoding methyltransferase domain-containing protein gives MANHPTDHEQKLKLKSAFDAAAEGYDCEALRFFRDSARLIPGFLGLKGDERVLDVAAGTGNAAIEIAAAIPNGFVTGIDFSEGMLAVARKKAEARAIENVEFFSMDMQTLEFPPEYFDAAVFAFSIFFVEDMEALLKHVVSRVRPGGKIIATSFASGAFSPEMEMFLKTIGRYGVETPANWKRFYQPEECIGLMQKAGLKDSRSDERDLSYNLKDANQWWDIVWNAGLRKFVAALTPSDCERFKEEHLAEVASLATPDGIRLEMKILFSQGVV, from the coding sequence ATGGCCAACCACCCGACCGACCACGAACAAAAACTAAAACTCAAGAGCGCATTCGATGCTGCTGCAGAGGGTTACGACTGCGAGGCATTGCGGTTTTTTAGGGACAGTGCCCGTCTCATCCCGGGCTTTCTAGGCCTTAAGGGAGACGAGCGCGTGCTCGACGTTGCCGCAGGCACCGGAAACGCGGCAATAGAAATCGCAGCGGCCATTCCAAACGGCTTTGTAACGGGCATAGACTTCTCAGAGGGTATGCTCGCTGTCGCAAGGAAAAAGGCCGAGGCCAGGGCCATCGAAAATGTCGAGTTCTTTTCCATGGACATGCAGACGCTCGAGTTCCCGCCGGAATACTTCGATGCGGCCGTATTCGCCTTCAGCATCTTCTTTGTCGAGGACATGGAGGCGCTTTTAAAGCATGTTGTAAGCAGGGTGCGGCCCGGAGGAAAAATAATCGCAACGAGCTTTGCCTCCGGCGCGTTCTCGCCAGAGATGGAGATGTTTTTGAAAACAATTGGCAGATACGGTGTCGAGACCCCGGCAAACTGGAAGCGCTTTTATCAGCCAGAGGAATGCATCGGCCTCATGCAAAAGGCAGGGCTTAAGGATTCGCGCTCGGATGAGAGGGATTTGAGCTATAACCTGAAGGACGCTAATCAGTGGTGGGACATAGTCTGGAACGCGGGGCTTAGAAAGTTCGTTGCCGCGCTTACGCCCTCTGACTGCGAGCGTTTCAAAGAGGAGCACCTCGCCGAGGTCGCCTCTCTTGCGACCCCTGACGGCATAAGGCTCGAGATGAAGATCCTTTTCTCGCAAGGTGTGGTGTAG
- a CDS encoding tetratricopeptide repeat protein, whose product MADEELISYYTQIEHYVEIGRYGSAENLLGKALAKYPNDTLLLLFKAKTEEGSGSNAQALSTVRELLTKEPGHFEARVLLAKLLDEAGDLSGSELTLIGLLKEYPEAASLYASYSNLMLKTHNHEKAWLLAKEGLRFDPESHACKVVCVLIDMCHGKVEGASAGVSELFRDDPDALHVAWLLIMILEEKGRYKEALRVAREVLRQTPADADAVKAVIGLKVKSHWTMLPLYPLLRYGWTGSAAVWIAAMAFFGILQIIGPPPAVAVVFIVLWVGYVIMSWVWPPALTKWIERRGAGA is encoded by the coding sequence ATGGCGGACGAAGAGCTTATCTCATATTATACGCAGATAGAGCATTACGTCGAGATAGGGCGCTACGGCTCTGCCGAGAATCTTCTTGGCAAGGCCCTTGCCAAGTATCCAAACGATACGCTTCTTCTGCTCTTTAAGGCAAAGACCGAGGAAGGCAGCGGCAGTAACGCGCAGGCCCTCTCGACCGTCAGGGAGCTTCTTACGAAGGAGCCTGGGCACTTCGAGGCAAGGGTGCTTCTTGCAAAGCTTCTTGACGAAGCAGGGGATTTATCCGGCTCGGAACTCACCCTGATAGGGCTTTTAAAGGAGTATCCGGAGGCCGCTTCGCTTTATGCCTCATACAGTAATTTGATGCTAAAGACACATAACCACGAAAAGGCCTGGCTACTTGCCAAAGAGGGGCTTCGCTTCGACCCCGAGAGCCATGCCTGCAAGGTCGTATGCGTGCTTATAGACATGTGCCACGGCAAGGTGGAGGGCGCCTCGGCCGGTGTGAGCGAGCTCTTTCGCGACGACCCGGATGCGCTGCACGTAGCGTGGCTGCTCATAATGATACTCGAGGAAAAGGGGCGCTATAAGGAAGCCCTGAGGGTGGCGCGCGAGGTGCTTAGGCAGACCCCGGCAGACGCCGACGCTGTCAAGGCCGTCATAGGTCTGAAGGTGAAATCCCACTGGACCATGCTGCCGCTTTATCCTCTGTTGAGGTACGGATGGACCGGGTCTGCGGCCGTGTGGATAGCCGCGATGGCGTTCTTTGGTATTTTACAAATCATAGGGCCGCCTCCGGCCGTTGCGGTCGTATTCATAGTCCTATGGGTGGGTTATGTTATCATGAGCTGGGTGTGGCCGCCGGCTCTTACTAAGTGGATAGAAAGGAGAGGTGCCGGTGCATAG
- a CDS encoding DUF167 domain-containing protein — MPPQLSGKAPGYLKETSRGVVISIIVQPRSSRDEVFGEHGDMLKIRLKAPPVYGEANSALISFLSKLLKIPKSSIEITSGETSKRKTVLLCGVSIDGAAERLLKTT; from the coding sequence ATGCCGCCGCAGTTATCCGGCAAGGCTCCCGGGTATCTAAAGGAAACTTCTCGAGGCGTTGTCATTTCGATAATCGTACAGCCGAGGTCTTCTAGGGACGAAGTATTTGGAGAGCACGGCGACATGCTCAAGATAAGGCTAAAGGCCCCTCCGGTCTACGGCGAGGCCAACTCGGCTCTCATATCGTTTCTTTCCAAACTTCTTAAAATACCCAAATCGAGTATCGAGATAACGAGCGGCGAAACATCGAAGAGAAAGACCGTGCTGCTTTGCGGCGTATCGATTGACGGCGCGGCAGAGCGCCTTTTAAAGACAACCTGA
- the proC gene encoding pyrroline-5-carboxylate reductase has translation MSKTRTIGFIGSGNMAEALIKGFIASRKTTPDSIVASDSASDRLAHMAKRYGIRVTSKNFEAAALSDIIFLCVKPKDLEAALKDIASELAPEKALVSIIAGKTTDSIMETLKAAGLKHHLTVIRTMPNTPALIGEGVIGLFTPHGVPKAKRDGIIELMGSVGAVFEVANEELLDSVTGLSGSGPAYVFLFIEALIEAGVKQGLPVEQAREMAIKTVSGAASLALETGKDMGELIKNVSSPGGTTIEGLKALEKGLFKESVSEAVCAATRRAKEISGTKN, from the coding sequence GTGTCAAAGACAAGGACCATCGGCTTTATCGGTTCCGGCAACATGGCCGAGGCGCTCATAAAAGGGTTCATCGCCTCTAGAAAAACAACGCCGGACTCGATAGTGGCAAGCGACAGCGCAAGCGACAGGCTCGCCCACATGGCCAAGCGCTACGGCATACGGGTTACGAGCAAGAACTTCGAGGCAGCAGCGTTATCCGATATAATATTTCTTTGCGTCAAGCCCAAGGACCTGGAGGCGGCGCTAAAGGACATCGCTTCCGAACTCGCACCGGAAAAAGCGCTTGTCTCGATAATCGCCGGCAAGACAACGGACTCGATAATGGAAACGCTTAAAGCAGCCGGGCTAAAGCACCACCTCACGGTCATACGCACCATGCCAAACACCCCGGCCCTTATAGGCGAAGGCGTAATCGGGCTCTTTACCCCGCACGGCGTGCCAAAGGCCAAACGCGACGGGATCATAGAGCTCATGGGCTCGGTCGGAGCGGTCTTCGAGGTCGCAAACGAGGAACTCCTTGATTCGGTAACAGGGCTAAGCGGCAGCGGCCCTGCATACGTGTTCCTGTTTATCGAGGCGCTTATAGAGGCAGGCGTCAAACAGGGCCTCCCCGTGGAGCAGGCCAGAGAGATGGCCATAAAGACCGTTAGCGGCGCGGCATCTTTAGCGCTCGAAACAGGCAAGGACATGGGCGAGCTCATAAAGAACGTTTCATCGCCTGGCGGAACCACCATAGAGGGTCTAAAAGCACTCGAGAAAGGCCTGTTCAAGGAAAGTGTGTCCGAGGCAGTTTGTGCGGCAACAAGACGTGCAAAGGAAATATCCGGGACAAAAAATTAA
- a CDS encoding sel1 repeat family protein gives MAEQGTSRYGGYDPPYTTLEGVVMLTTIERGCKAWDAGKPRVAFDIFKKAALSGEEEVFLNLGYCYDVGKGVSKNFKKAMFWYKKAVRSGDGSAAGNIGTMYRSIANFQRARHWFKKAIGLRNGGAALDLAKIYLHVRNKSNIGKARKYLKIAIKSKYISEYDKEEAVAILGTLKKAL, from the coding sequence GTGGCAGAACAAGGCACATCAAGGTATGGCGGGTATGACCCGCCATACACGACTTTAGAAGGAGTTGTGATGCTAACTACCATTGAAAGAGGGTGCAAGGCATGGGATGCAGGTAAGCCCAGGGTTGCTTTTGATATATTTAAAAAAGCAGCGCTGTCCGGCGAGGAGGAAGTTTTTCTGAATCTCGGGTATTGTTACGATGTTGGCAAGGGGGTAAGTAAAAATTTTAAAAAGGCAATGTTTTGGTATAAGAAAGCAGTGCGAAGTGGTGACGGGTCTGCAGCAGGCAACATAGGAACAATGTATAGAAGTATTGCCAACTTTCAAAGAGCGAGGCATTGGTTTAAGAAAGCAATTGGTCTTCGTAATGGAGGCGCGGCATTGGATCTGGCGAAGATATATTTACATGTTAGGAATAAGAGTAATATAGGGAAAGCAAGGAAATACCTGAAGATAGCCATAAAGTCTAAGTATATTTCCGAGTATGACAAAGAAGAAGCCGTGGCAATATTGGGAACTTTAAAAAAAGCCTTATAG
- a CDS encoding EamA family transporter, whose amino-acid sequence MHWFFVALTTAICLSTADAISKKALKHTDEDVIVWVREGYALPFLLIPLFFIEIPTLDTAFYITVLTLLPLEILALLLYVRAINISPLSLTVPFMALSPVFIILIGYVTLGELPDTSGALGIIAIAAGAYMLNAGAAKDGLLGPIKAIFREKGSVLMIIVAFIYSITSTFGKVAVSHSSPLFFAFFYPLILTAALTVYILKKGKFAKVFEKPAYFVPIGLFVSIMIITHFIAITMTDVAYMIAVKRTSLLFSVIYGKLLFKEEKTWERLLGAAIMILGIVLITVF is encoded by the coding sequence ATGCACTGGTTCTTTGTCGCCCTTACAACGGCCATCTGTCTCTCGACAGCCGACGCCATAAGCAAGAAGGCCCTAAAGCACACAGACGAGGACGTTATTGTCTGGGTAAGAGAGGGCTACGCTCTGCCCTTTCTCCTTATCCCTCTTTTTTTCATAGAAATACCAACACTCGACACGGCCTTTTACATTACGGTACTTACGCTGCTGCCACTTGAGATACTGGCGCTTCTTCTCTATGTGCGCGCCATAAATATATCGCCCCTCTCGCTGACCGTGCCGTTCATGGCGCTAAGCCCGGTCTTCATAATACTTATCGGTTACGTAACGCTTGGCGAACTGCCCGATACCTCCGGCGCTTTAGGAATAATAGCTATAGCAGCCGGCGCGTACATGCTAAACGCAGGAGCGGCAAAGGACGGGCTGCTTGGCCCGATAAAGGCCATATTCAGGGAAAAGGGCTCGGTGCTTATGATTATAGTGGCCTTCATATACAGCATAACATCGACATTTGGCAAGGTTGCTGTATCGCACTCAAGTCCGCTTTTTTTCGCATTTTTCTACCCGCTTATCCTCACGGCAGCCCTTACCGTGTATATATTAAAAAAAGGCAAGTTCGCGAAAGTATTCGAAAAACCGGCGTATTTCGTGCCGATAGGCCTGTTCGTGTCAATCATGATAATTACACACTTCATTGCCATAACAATGACAGATGTGGCATACATGATAGCCGTAAAGAGGACCAGCCTGCTCTTTAGCGTAATCTACGGTAAGTTGTTGTTTAAAGAGGAAAAAACCTGGGAACGCCTGCTCGGCGCAGCCATTATGATACTTGGAATAGTCCTTATAACCGTATTTTAG
- a CDS encoding AAA family ATPase codes for MHRTRQDYEKALSDDPFDLNLRREYADFLMEEEAWDEAYKHYKLLIGKVPGTSGFYINLARSLMRLGNKADAALYYDKAEACPGFEHDLELRRELKAEGSQPPGGLRVIDGGGATALSYGGDVARIVPKQESVTFSDIVGMEDMKKAVRLKIIEPFRNPGIFARFSKKSGGGVLLYGPPGCGKTMFAKAIASECGCEFISVGISDILSHWMGESENNLAEIFNKARERRPCVLFFDELDALAFARSKSGSANTRTIVNEFLNQLDGVGKSNEGVLMLAASNMPWDVDGAMKRPGRFSRQVFIAPPDAVARAEMFRQKLSGVPAEPMDFNLLAARTERFSGADIDGLIDEAKESVIAHSLESGSERALRQEDLLSAAKRFEPSTVDWLRTAVNLVKFAGVDGSYKDVEKYLKAIGMA; via the coding sequence GTGCATAGGACAAGGCAGGACTATGAAAAAGCGCTTTCGGACGACCCGTTCGATTTAAACCTCAGAAGGGAGTACGCCGATTTCCTCATGGAAGAAGAGGCATGGGACGAGGCCTATAAGCACTATAAGCTTCTTATCGGCAAGGTCCCCGGCACCAGCGGGTTCTACATCAACCTCGCGCGTTCTCTCATGCGCCTTGGCAATAAGGCCGATGCCGCGCTGTACTACGACAAGGCAGAAGCATGCCCCGGGTTCGAGCACGATCTCGAGCTTCGCCGCGAGTTGAAGGCAGAGGGTTCGCAGCCGCCTGGCGGCTTGAGGGTCATAGACGGCGGCGGCGCCACAGCGCTATCCTACGGCGGCGACGTCGCAAGGATAGTGCCAAAGCAGGAGAGCGTTACCTTTAGCGACATCGTAGGCATGGAGGATATGAAGAAGGCCGTGCGGTTGAAGATAATCGAGCCTTTTAGGAACCCCGGGATATTCGCGAGGTTTTCCAAGAAGTCGGGCGGCGGCGTGCTTCTCTACGGCCCGCCAGGGTGCGGCAAGACGATGTTTGCGAAGGCCATAGCCTCGGAGTGCGGCTGCGAGTTCATCTCTGTCGGGATAAGCGACATACTTAGCCACTGGATGGGGGAGTCGGAGAATAACCTTGCCGAGATATTCAACAAGGCAAGGGAGAGGCGCCCCTGCGTGCTGTTTTTCGATGAGCTCGATGCGCTGGCCTTTGCGCGCTCCAAGTCCGGCAGCGCCAATACGCGCACAATAGTAAACGAGTTCCTTAACCAGTTAGACGGCGTAGGCAAGAGTAACGAGGGCGTTCTCATGCTTGCCGCGTCCAACATGCCCTGGGACGTGGACGGAGCGATGAAGCGGCCGGGCAGGTTCTCGCGGCAGGTCTTTATCGCCCCGCCCGATGCCGTTGCCAGGGCCGAGATGTTTCGGCAAAAACTCTCGGGCGTGCCTGCCGAGCCCATGGACTTTAATCTCCTTGCCGCGAGGACAGAGCGTTTCTCGGGCGCGGACATAGACGGTTTGATAGATGAGGCAAAGGAGAGCGTCATAGCGCACAGTCTTGAGTCGGGCAGCGAGAGGGCGCTTAGGCAGGAGGACCTTCTTAGTGCTGCAAAGAGGTTCGAGCCCTCTACCGTTGATTGGCTAAGAACTGCCGTTAATCTCGTCAAGTTCGCGGGTGTCGACGGCTCGTATAAAGACGTGGAGAAGTATCTAAAGGCCATAGGCATGGCGTAG
- a CDS encoding PilZ domain-containing protein, translating into MVNAPKNVIIVDNDEERYRRLMVIIRKFGYNVFIASSGAELLKLSGGITAHAIVLGLRMPAFDSKTSVLQKIRSTASLAGANVIMVSTEEDHAKLDATINEGANACMVWPNTAAALFSVFEHLLGAGKRQSPRIRAIYKAILLVGSEKKNFVATSLSETGVFIRSITPLPVGTKVRMLLDLPTSRPLEVDGEVVRISAHDPAHHTEPGMGIKFLNLDAAFGQVIRAFVESLLSVEISDDMAV; encoded by the coding sequence ATGGTAAACGCGCCCAAGAACGTAATTATAGTAGACAATGACGAGGAACGCTATAGAAGACTGATGGTAATAATAAGGAAGTTCGGCTATAACGTGTTTATTGCCTCAAGCGGGGCCGAACTTTTGAAGTTATCGGGCGGTATAACGGCGCATGCCATAGTGCTTGGGCTTAGAATGCCGGCCTTTGATTCAAAGACCTCTGTTTTGCAAAAGATACGATCTACTGCATCGCTTGCCGGAGCTAATGTCATAATGGTGTCTACTGAGGAAGACCACGCTAAGCTCGATGCCACGATAAACGAAGGCGCCAATGCCTGCATGGTCTGGCCAAACACCGCTGCGGCGCTTTTTTCTGTTTTCGAGCACCTGCTTGGCGCGGGAAAGCGTCAGTCCCCGCGAATAAGGGCCATATACAAGGCCATACTTCTTGTTGGCAGCGAGAAAAAGAACTTTGTTGCAACATCTCTTTCGGAAACAGGCGTGTTCATACGCTCCATAACGCCGCTTCCGGTCGGCACAAAGGTAAGAATGCTTCTTGACCTTCCGACATCAAGACCGCTTGAGGTCGACGGCGAGGTGGTTAGGATTTCGGCTCATGACCCGGCGCACCATACCGAGCCCGGGATGGGCATAAAATTCTTGAACCTTGACGCAGCATTTGGGCAGGTGATAAGGGCTTTTGTGGAGAGCCTGTTGTCGGTCGAGATATCCGACGATATGGCCGTATAA
- a CDS encoding hemerythrin domain-containing protein gives MAMLIDELKSQHKELADALESVRVIGAATRDGQMKLGAIKSKLLDHLKKEDMELYPVLKKAAENDKILAKILDTLARDMDGVSKAALAFFERYSNPASASSTEFSADFSGFVGALKARIQREESMLYREYTKVAK, from the coding sequence ATGGCAATGCTTATTGACGAATTGAAGTCGCAGCACAAGGAACTTGCCGATGCGCTCGAGAGCGTGCGCGTAATAGGCGCTGCCACAAGGGATGGGCAGATGAAGCTTGGCGCAATAAAAAGCAAGCTTCTCGACCACTTGAAAAAAGAGGACATGGAGCTTTATCCGGTTTTAAAGAAAGCGGCTGAGAACGACAAGATCCTTGCCAAGATTCTCGATACCCTTGCGCGCGATATGGACGGGGTTTCCAAGGCCGCGTTAGCATTTTTCGAGAGGTATTCGAACCCGGCAAGCGCGTCTAGCACGGAGTTCAGCGCGGATTTTAGCGGTTTTGTCGGGGCCCTTAAGGCCCGTATCCAGAGAGAAGAGAGCATGCTCTACAGGGAGTATACGAAGGTAGCGAAGTAG
- a CDS encoding YggT family protein: MGILANLIEAIATVLDMALTLYMFILIARAVISWVNPDPYNPIVRFLYQATEPVLRPIRNRLPYMGGFDISPIILVFVIVFLKIFLVKSLLQLAFKLSKA, from the coding sequence ATGGGCATTCTTGCAAACCTTATAGAAGCGATAGCAACGGTTCTCGACATGGCTCTTACGCTCTACATGTTCATACTCATAGCCAGGGCCGTAATATCGTGGGTAAACCCCGACCCCTACAACCCGATAGTGCGCTTTCTCTACCAGGCAACAGAGCCCGTGCTTCGCCCGATAAGGAACAGGCTTCCCTACATGGGCGGGTTCGATATATCGCCCATAATACTCGTGTTCGTAATCGTGTTTCTAAAGATATTCCTCGTAAAATCGCTCTTGCAGCTTGCATTCAAACTTTCGAAGGCATAG
- a CDS encoding YbgC/FadM family acyl-CoA thioesterase, whose amino-acid sequence MIIPVRIYYEDTDTGGVVYYANYLKYFERGRTEYLREKGIELEELHKKGIVFVVVRAEADYLSPAKYGDLLHVKTELKEKTGATITFSHEVTKAGSDAIVARGLVQLACVGEGGRPLRLPREIANII is encoded by the coding sequence ATGATAATACCAGTACGCATATACTACGAGGACACGGACACAGGCGGGGTGGTCTACTACGCCAATTATCTAAAATACTTTGAACGCGGCAGGACCGAGTACCTAAGAGAAAAAGGGATCGAGCTAGAAGAGCTTCATAAAAAAGGCATCGTCTTCGTGGTGGTCCGGGCTGAGGCAGACTACCTCTCCCCTGCAAAATACGGCGACCTCCTGCATGTAAAAACAGAGCTAAAGGAAAAGACAGGGGCAACCATAACATTCTCTCACGAAGTTACGAAGGCAGGCTCCGACGCCATAGTGGCCAGAGGACTTGTGCAGCTTGCATGTGTTGGCGAAGGCGGCAGGCCTCTGCGACTGCCACGTGAGATAGCCAATATTATTTAA
- a CDS encoding YggS family pyridoxal phosphate-dependent enzyme, with translation MALSIADNYASVRERIHRAARKSGRGEAEIKLVCVTKTVDVKLIKDAIKAGAGTFGENYVQEAEKKIKALSLKHVDWHMIGHLQKNKAKFAVKLFNMVESVDSPELADILSKKAETPLDILIEVNLAREKTKTGIDPAKLDKALRKISEMKNVRVKGLMAVPPFHDSAEHSRPYFQTLRRLAERINKEHIPNIYLTDLSMGMSADFDVAIEEGATIVRVGTAIFGERKKKDQ, from the coding sequence ATGGCCTTATCCATAGCCGACAACTACGCAAGCGTAAGAGAACGCATCCACAGGGCCGCGAGAAAATCCGGGCGCGGCGAAGCGGAGATAAAACTCGTCTGCGTTACGAAGACCGTTGACGTAAAATTGATAAAAGACGCCATAAAGGCAGGCGCCGGCACCTTTGGCGAAAACTACGTGCAGGAGGCAGAGAAAAAGATAAAGGCCCTCTCCTTGAAGCACGTTGACTGGCACATGATAGGGCATCTGCAAAAGAACAAGGCAAAATTTGCGGTAAAGCTCTTTAACATGGTGGAAAGCGTCGATAGCCCGGAGCTTGCCGATATACTATCGAAAAAGGCCGAGACCCCGCTCGACATACTCATCGAGGTAAACCTCGCCAGGGAAAAAACCAAAACCGGAATTGACCCCGCCAAGCTCGACAAGGCGCTTCGCAAGATATCGGAGATGAAGAACGTGCGCGTAAAGGGGCTCATGGCCGTTCCCCCGTTCCATGACAGCGCCGAGCACTCTAGGCCCTATTTTCAGACGCTTAGGAGGCTCGCCGAGAGAATAAACAAGGAACACATACCAAACATATACCTGACGGATCTCTCTATGGGCATGTCTGCCGACTTCGACGTGGCAATAGAAGAAGGCGCGACGATAGTAAGGGTGGGCACGGCGATATTTGGCGAGAGAAAAAAGAAGGACCAATAA
- a CDS encoding vitamin B12-dependent ribonucleotide reductase, whose protein sequence is MAEHIAPHTTVGKDHSTGKVPRVTSPANNKKAPAKKTGISDNARKVLEKRYLRKDENGKPLETPEEMFWRVSTNIATAEKNYGATEAEVEKMANTFYDMMTSLEFLPNSPTLMNAGRELQQLSACFVLPVGDSMESIFDALKHTALIHKSGGGTGFSFSNLRPSGDVVGSTSGISSGPVSFMTVFDSATEAIKQGGTRRGANMGILRVDHPDIMNFITCKEDNGRLNNFNISVNVTEDFMNALENDSEYELKNPRGGKPMGTLRAKEVYDKIVNNAWQNGDPGIIFIDRINMDNPTPHIGWIESTNPCGEQPLLPYESCNLGSINLSRMLVKTGENGHATYDVDWDKLADTTRKAVRFLDNVIDMNKYPIVEIEKMTKGNRKIGLGVMGFSDMLIRLGIPYDSEEAIDAAEKVMGFVQSTGREASRELAKKRGAFPNFKGSAYDKRGDGEVRNATVTTIAPTGTISIMAGCSSGVEPLFALAFTRNVMEGTQLVEVNPLFEEIAKEEGFYSAALLQEVAKTGGLHDVDGVSREHKRVFVTAHDITPEWHIRMQAAFQKYTDNAVSKTVNFPTEATVEDVSNVYKLAYKLGCKGVTVYRDGSKDGQVLTRGSEKKETVMTAAATPAISAETARVASLTPKPRGEVAFGVTKRMKTGCGNLYVTINEDPEGRPFEIFTQMGKAGGCATSQCEAIGRLTSLAMRGGIQADEIIKQMRGISCHLPVGFGGSKVLSCSDAMAQAVEWYLGLKRAVKEPLMLGKEELINRASAGMELPFTLAPDIFKRGACPDCGGTVEHADGCVVCRGCGYSECG, encoded by the coding sequence ATGGCAGAGCACATCGCGCCCCACACGACAGTGGGCAAGGATCATTCCACAGGCAAGGTTCCAAGGGTCACTTCCCCGGCGAACAACAAGAAGGCCCCGGCCAAGAAAACAGGCATAAGCGATAACGCGAGAAAGGTCCTTGAGAAGCGTTATCTTAGAAAAGATGAAAATGGCAAACCGTTAGAGACCCCGGAGGAGATGTTTTGGCGGGTAAGCACCAATATCGCGACCGCAGAGAAGAACTACGGAGCAACCGAGGCCGAGGTCGAAAAGATGGCCAATACCTTCTACGACATGATGACCTCGCTTGAGTTCCTGCCGAACTCGCCAACCCTTATGAACGCGGGTAGGGAGCTTCAGCAGCTGTCGGCCTGTTTCGTTTTGCCGGTAGGCGATTCCATGGAGAGTATCTTCGATGCCCTGAAACACACAGCACTCATACACAAGTCCGGCGGCGGCACCGGGTTTAGTTTCTCTAACCTTCGGCCCTCCGGCGACGTCGTAGGCTCGACCTCCGGCATATCGTCGGGGCCAGTGTCCTTCATGACGGTATTTGACAGCGCGACCGAGGCAATCAAGCAGGGCGGGACAAGAAGGGGCGCCAACATGGGCATCCTTCGCGTCGACCACCCGGATATCATGAACTTCATTACCTGTAAGGAAGATAACGGCCGTTTGAATAACTTTAACATTTCGGTCAACGTCACCGAAGACTTCATGAACGCCCTTGAAAATGACTCGGAGTACGAGCTTAAGAACCCGCGCGGCGGTAAGCCCATGGGCACGCTTAGGGCCAAAGAGGTCTACGATAAAATCGTCAACAACGCATGGCAAAACGGGGACCCGGGCATAATATTTATCGACAGGATAAACATGGACAACCCCACGCCGCATATCGGATGGATAGAGTCCACGAACCCCTGCGGAGAGCAGCCGCTTCTTCCCTACGAGTCATGTAACTTGGGCTCCATAAACCTAAGCCGCATGCTCGTTAAAACAGGCGAGAACGGCCACGCCACCTACGATGTCGACTGGGATAAGCTTGCAGATACAACGAGAAAGGCCGTCAGGTTCCTCGATAACGTCATTGACATGAACAAGTACCCCATTGTCGAGATAGAGAAGATGACAAAGGGCAATCGTAAAATAGGGCTTGGCGTCATGGGCTTCTCTGACATGCTTATAAGGCTCGGCATCCCGTATGATTCCGAAGAGGCCATAGACGCTGCAGAGAAGGTCATGGGCTTTGTGCAGTCCACCGGCAGAGAGGCATCCAGGGAGCTTGCAAAGAAGAGGGGCGCGTTCCCGAACTTCAAGGGCTCTGCCTATGATAAGAGAGGAGACGGCGAGGTAAGAAACGCTACCGTTACGACCATTGCTCCCACAGGCACCATATCCATCATGGCAGGGTGTTCTTCAGGGGTCGAGCCGCTCTTTGCCCTTGCCTTTACGCGTAACGTCATGGAAGGCACGCAGCTTGTCGAAGTAAACCCGCTTTTTGAGGAAATCGCAAAGGAAGAAGGTTTCTACTCAGCTGCCCTCCTGCAGGAAGTGGCAAAGACAGGCGGGCTCCACGACGTCGACGGCGTATCGAGAGAGCATAAGAGGGTCTTTGTAACAGCCCACGATATAACGCCTGAGTGGCATATACGCATGCAGGCCGCGTTCCAGAAGTATACCGATAACGCAGTAAGTAAGACCGTTAACTTCCCGACAGAGGCAACTGTCGAAGACGTCTCGAACGTCTATAAGCTTGCCTATAAGCTTGGGTGTAAGGGCGTTACAGTGTACCGCGACGGCTCAAAGGACGGCCAGGTGCTCACGCGCGGAAGCGAGAAAAAAGAGACGGTCATGACCGCTGCCGCTACTCCGGCGATATCGGCAGAGACAGCGCGCGTAGCCTCTCTTACGCCAAAGCCAAGGGGCGAGGTCGCATTCGGCGTTACCAAGCGTATGAAGACAGGGTGCGGCAACCTTTACGTCACGATAAACGAGGACCCGGAAGGCCGCCCGTTCGAGATATTTACGCAGATGGGCAAGGCAGGAGGGTGCGCAACCAGCCAGTGCGAGGCAATCGGAAGGCTTACCTCCCTTGCCATGCGCGGCGGCATACAGGCCGATGAAATAATAAAGCAGATGCGCGGCATAAGCTGCCACCTGCCCGTAGGGTTTGGAGGCTCGAAGGTGCTCTCCTGCTCCGATGCCATGGCGCAGGCAGTTGAGTGGTATCTTGGGCTAAAGAGGGCCGTTAAGGAGCCTTTGATGCTCGGTAAGGAAGAGCTTATAAACAGGGCCTCTGCAGGCATGGAGCTGCCGTTTACGCTTGCGCCCGATATATTCAAGCGCGGCGCGTGCCCGGACTGCGGAGGGACGGTGGAGCATGCTGACGGCTGCGTTGTCTGCCGCGGATGCGGATACTCCGAGTGCGGTTAA